Proteins encoded within one genomic window of Oncorhynchus tshawytscha isolate Ot180627B linkage group LG02, Otsh_v2.0, whole genome shotgun sequence:
- the LOC112214754 gene encoding transmembrane reductase CYB561D2, translating to MAELPGSEPRIYSFGKVACGILTHVLCVVFTVLITVLAKPGTSLFSWHPFLMTLAFSLFMTEAVLLFSPHCSPIRKLSHKTKGRVHWILQCLCASCSTLGLASIFYNKHLNGKPHFASWHGLVGLGTLCVVGVQSLAALPLLYHSLAKGWSLAKLKRYHAASGLVTYLLGSVSLLLGICSVWFTGAVGGYTWYLAALCPALSTLVIMSQVSNTYMAKKRLVS from the exons ATGGCGGAACTCCCCGGATCAGAACCCCGAATTTACAGTTTTGGGAAAGTTGCATGTGGGATACTGACTCACGTGCTTTGTGTTGTCTTCACTGTGCTTATCACGGTATTGGCCAAGCCTGGAACAA GTTTGTTCTCTTGGCACCCTTTCCTGATGACACTGGCG TTCTCCCTCTTCATGACAGAGGCtgtgctcctcttctctccacattgCTCTCCCATTCGGAAGCTTTCCCACAAGACCAAGGGGCGTGTCCACTGGATCCTGCAGTGCCTCTGTGCCAGCTGTTCCACCCTGGGCCTGGCATCCATCTTCTACAACAAGCACCTGAATGGCAAGCCCCACTTCGCCTCGTGGCACGGCCTGGTGGGCCTGGGGACATTGTGTGTTGTTGGGGTGCAGTCTCTGGCCGCTCTGCCCCTCCTCTACCACTCCCTGGCTAAGGGGTGGTCCTTGGCTAAGCTGAAGCGCTACCACGCAGCGTCTGGCCTAGTCACTTACCTGCTGGGAAGTGTCAGTCTGCTCCTGGGCATATGCTCAGTGTGGTTTACAGGTGCTGTGGGAGGATACACCTGGTACCTGGCAGCACTGTGCCCTGCCCTCAGCACCCTGGTCATTATGAGCCAGGTGTCCAATACCTACATGGCTAAGAAACGGCTGGTGTCCTAA